Within the Miscanthus floridulus cultivar M001 chromosome 2, ASM1932011v1, whole genome shotgun sequence genome, the region ACCTGTAAGGATCTGATTCCAGCAGCATATTAACCCAGCATGTTCAGGCGCTATCTAGGAAATACCATCAAAAAGACGAAAACTGCCATATATCTGCTTCGAATTTGGTTCTTTATGAATGTGTAAACTCCACACATGACACATGTACACTAACCGGGATGATTTTTTcatcaggaaaaaaaaaacaatcggcAGGAAGAAGTGAAGAACCCAAAGTCTCGAAGAACCTGCTGTCTACCGCGTGCCTCGTGGCCACACGCCCACGCCTCACGGCTCCCGCCCCCGCCGCCAGCCCGCCACCCACAACCACGTCCACCGCAACGGTCACTTCCAGCTCTCGTGcgtcctcctcctccagttccaCCGTCGCCTCTCCTCCCGCGGTTAGGGACTTAGGGTAACGCCGCGTGTCTCCAGTCGCAAACTCACAACCATGGCCGCACCGACGGCCGCCTCGCTAGTCGCACGCGTCTCCCTCCCGCCGCGCCTTCGCCCAACCGCCGCTTCTCCCCTTGGCCCCTCTGTCCACGGTCCCCGCAGCCGCCGTCGGCACCTCCGTTTCCGCCGTTCACCATCATCGTCGGCGGGGACTGCGGCCGCGAGCTCCCCATCCGTGCCCTCCTCTTCCCCGGAGCCAGGGTCAGGTATTGGCGATGCTCTCGGTGACGTCGAAATCTACTCCGCGGCCACCGGCGAGCCCGTCCTGTTCAGAGACCTGTGGGATCAGAACGAGGTAGAGATGCCGTATTCGAGCTTCGTCTATTTCGCTTCAACTAGGGAAATTTCTGTCGTTATATTTAGGCAACGATTACTTAAAGGTTTGCAAAACAAATCAGCCCCTTTCGCAGATTGAAAAACACTAAAAACTTTTCACACAAAATAATCCAGTGGTACTCACATGAATTTGATGCTATATGTACATGACTAGCCCAGCGTTTGATTGTGTATGCAGGGAGTGGCTGTTGTTGCGCTGCTAAGGCATTTTGGGTGCCCTTGTTGGTGAGCGAGGAAGCTTCTCTGTATCTTGCTTAGCTAGTATAATATCGATGTTATTTAGTTAATTTCATTCTTTGAGCTAACTGTCTGCTCTGATCATGCCCCCTTGTAGCTGGGAGTTCGCCTCTGTTCTTAGGGACACAAAAGAGAGATTTGATTCTGCTGGAGTAAAACTGATTGCTGTTGGTGTTGGCACTCCAGCTAAAGCCCGTATTCTTGCTGAGCGCGTATGCATACGTTCCATCTTGTAACCTAgttttaaatctttggacacaCACAGACACACTGAATCTAACATATGACATCATGCATGTCACAAGTCTGTTTTCAGGCTCTGAATTTTAACCAAATAACTTGTTGTTCTTGTTTATTGGTTTGCTAGACAACAAACTTCTAACAAACATGAGAGATAAACATGCCTATCTGTTTAAATTTGTTTTCGGGCATCCTGCAAAGAACTTCCAACCCTTAATAATTTACTCTAAAATTCGTTTCATGCAGTTACCCTTTCCGTTGGAATACCTCTATGCAGATCCTGATCGGAAGGTACTAATCCTGTGCTCACCTATTTATGAACCAATTGGATGTTGCCATAAAGTCTAAACCATACCTCTATGTAAAACATGGTATGATTTGTCTGTTGAATGTACTGGTTCCTTTTGTATGCATTTATGAAACCTAGAGATGTCTCCTGATCATTTATTTACAAGGGTTTGCTTGTTATTTTGTTGTCTAGAACTCCGGATTGCACTAGCAGGACCCGCTccataaaaaaaatataattacTATTTTGAGACGAAATATATTTCCATTATGGCTAATCAGATGACAATATGAAATGTGAATCTGAAAGGTGAATGCATTTTTTTTCAGTTTAGTAAATGGAGAAGTAATGTTGGCAGTTTGTTGACGAATTGACTGACTTGTATAGCTGCACAGCATTATTTCTGTTTTCTAATTGTTACATACGTTCTTGTAAATTTCTCTGTTAG harbors:
- the LOC136519112 gene encoding thioredoxin-like protein AAED1, chloroplastic isoform X1, which gives rise to MAAPTAASLVARVSLPPRLRPTAASPLGPSVHGPRSRRRHLRFRRSPSSSAGTAAASSPSVPSSSPEPGSGIGDALGDVEIYSAATGEPVLFRDLWDQNEGVAVVALLRHFGCPCCWEFASVLRDTKERFDSAGVKLIAVGVGTPAKARILAERLPFPLEYLYADPDRKAYNLLGLYFGVGRTFFNPASAKVLSRFDSLKEAVKNYTIEATPDDRAGVLQQGGMFVFKGKELLYARKDEGTGDHAPLDDVLNICCKVPVT
- the LOC136519112 gene encoding thioredoxin-like protein AAED1, chloroplastic isoform X2 gives rise to the protein MAAPTAASLVARVSLPPRLRPTAASPLGPSVHGPRSRRRHLRFRRSPSSSAGTAAASSPSVPSSSPEPGSGIGDALGDVEIYSAATGEPVLFRDLWDQNEGVAVVALLRHFGCPCCWEFASVLRDTKERFDSAGVKLIAVGVGTPAKARILAERLPFPLEYLYADPDRKVLNELNAWTYHTIFHIWRIISWVYILVLVAHSSIRPVQKCFHGLTPLRRR